In Asanoa sp. WMMD1127, one genomic interval encodes:
- the otsB gene encoding trehalose-phosphatase, translating to MRGSEQGHGRDDRPLSAESAWRLTADRADECVLFFDFDGTLAPVADDPTAVRPVPAALSAISSLARVVRRVAIVSARPVDFLRDRLGEADVDLYGLYGLEHSHGAGPTVTEPAALPWVPAMADLADRARAELPAEILIEYKRLSVALHYRTAPELADEVERWGNAEAERLGLRVQVGRMVLELKPPVDRDKGLVIGEAVASAGCAWYFGDDVSDLKAFAALRDRAEGDPSFFGVCVAVANPETGQAVASAADLTFDSPEALGDFLDEAAGSVAP from the coding sequence GTGCGGGGGTCAGAACAGGGCCACGGGCGCGATGACCGCCCGCTGAGTGCGGAGAGCGCATGGCGCTTGACCGCCGACCGGGCCGATGAGTGTGTGCTCTTCTTCGACTTCGACGGAACGCTGGCCCCGGTGGCCGACGACCCGACAGCGGTTCGCCCCGTGCCCGCGGCGCTGTCGGCGATCTCGTCACTGGCCCGGGTCGTCCGCCGGGTCGCCATCGTCTCCGCCCGCCCGGTCGACTTCCTTCGCGACCGCCTGGGCGAGGCCGACGTCGACCTCTACGGGCTCTACGGCCTCGAACACAGCCACGGCGCCGGGCCGACCGTGACGGAGCCGGCCGCCCTGCCGTGGGTGCCGGCGATGGCCGACCTGGCCGACCGGGCGCGGGCCGAGCTGCCGGCCGAGATCCTCATCGAATACAAGCGCCTGTCGGTCGCGCTGCACTACCGCACCGCGCCGGAGCTGGCCGACGAGGTCGAGCGCTGGGGCAACGCCGAGGCGGAGCGGCTGGGCTTGCGGGTCCAGGTCGGCCGGATGGTGCTCGAGCTCAAGCCACCGGTCGACCGCGACAAGGGCCTCGTCATCGGCGAAGCGGTCGCGTCGGCCGGCTGCGCCTGGTACTTCGGCGACGACGTCTCCGACCTCAAGGCCTTCGCGGCCCTGCGCGACCGTGCCGAAGGCGACCCGTCGTTCTTCGGTGTCTGCGTTGCGGTCGCCAACCCGGAAACCGGCCAGGCGGTGGCCAGCGCCGCCGACCTGACCTTCGACTCCCCCGAGGCCCTGGGCGACTTCCTCGACGAGGCCGCCGGCTCAGTGGCGCCCTAA
- a CDS encoding XRE family transcriptional regulator — protein MPDTSPGRKMAFAAFVRKALDDARATRAWSGSEVSRRTGVSRQTINRWVRADWASDPAAERVVAFCTGLGLNPTVAFGVLGWDSTTPGRPTPAAPPMDPDVEALLRRLVDPNVPDAEKFHIRETIRYLAYRPLPPSGRYRRGKAV, from the coding sequence GTGCCTGACACCTCCCCCGGGCGCAAGATGGCGTTCGCCGCATTCGTCCGCAAGGCGCTCGACGACGCGCGGGCCACCCGCGCCTGGAGCGGGTCCGAAGTGTCCCGTCGCACCGGCGTGTCCCGACAGACCATCAACCGGTGGGTACGCGCCGACTGGGCCAGCGACCCGGCGGCCGAGCGGGTGGTTGCCTTCTGCACCGGCCTGGGCCTCAATCCGACGGTCGCGTTCGGCGTGCTCGGCTGGGACTCGACCACCCCGGGCCGGCCCACGCCCGCCGCGCCGCCGATGGACCCTGACGTCGAGGCGTTGCTGCGCCGGCTGGTCGACCCCAATGTTCCCGACGCGGAAAAGTTCCACATTAGGGAAACCATTCGTTATCTCGCGTATCGGCCATTGCCGCCATCGGGCCGGTATCGGCGCGGAAAGGCCGTCTAG
- a CDS encoding PhoH family protein → MTTQRTTSRATQDTTAAAGRAPRGRKAAAKEDGPARPVYVLDTSVLLSDPAAFRRFDEHEVVLPLVVITELEGKRHHPELGWFARQSLRMLDELRIKHNRLDQPVPINDLGGTLRVELNHSDDGVLPPGFRNESNDARILSVALNLAGEGRQVTLVSKDMPLRVKAAAVGLLADEYRHGQASDPTWTGMAEIEVTDDDVNELYGGADLALDATAELPCHTGLVLHSSRGSALARVMPDKVVRLVRGDREAFGLRGRSAEQRIALDLLLDESVGIVSLGGRAGTGKSALALCAGLEAVMERRRHKKVIVFRPLYAVGGQELGYLPGSETEKMSPWAQAVFDTLGAVVHENVREEVLSRGMLEVLPLTHIRGRSLHDAFVIVDEAQSLERGVLLTVLSRIGQGSRVVLTHDVAQRDNLRVGRHDGVTAVIEALKGHPLFAHVTLTRSERSAIAEVVTDLLEDIPN, encoded by the coding sequence GTGACGACTCAGCGCACCACTTCCCGGGCCACCCAGGACACCACGGCCGCGGCCGGCCGCGCCCCGCGCGGGCGCAAGGCCGCCGCGAAGGAGGACGGGCCAGCCCGGCCGGTCTACGTCCTGGACACCTCGGTCCTGCTGTCCGACCCCGCGGCCTTCCGCCGCTTCGACGAGCACGAGGTCGTGCTCCCGCTGGTGGTGATCACCGAACTCGAGGGCAAACGCCACCATCCTGAGCTGGGCTGGTTCGCGCGGCAGTCGCTGCGCATGCTCGACGAACTGCGGATCAAGCACAACCGGCTCGACCAGCCGGTGCCCATCAACGACCTCGGCGGGACGCTGCGGGTCGAGCTCAACCACTCCGACGACGGGGTGCTGCCGCCCGGCTTCCGCAACGAGTCCAACGACGCGCGGATCCTCTCGGTGGCCCTCAACCTCGCGGGTGAAGGGCGCCAGGTGACGCTGGTCAGCAAGGACATGCCGCTGCGGGTCAAGGCGGCCGCCGTGGGCCTGCTGGCCGACGAGTACCGGCACGGTCAGGCCAGCGATCCGACGTGGACGGGCATGGCCGAGATCGAGGTGACCGACGACGACGTCAACGAGCTCTACGGCGGCGCCGACCTGGCCCTCGACGCGACGGCCGAGCTGCCCTGCCACACCGGCCTGGTGCTGCATTCGTCGCGCGGCTCGGCGCTGGCCCGGGTGATGCCCGACAAGGTCGTCCGGCTGGTGCGCGGCGACCGCGAGGCGTTCGGGCTGCGGGGCCGCTCGGCAGAGCAGCGGATCGCGCTCGACCTGCTGCTCGACGAGTCGGTCGGGATCGTCTCCCTGGGTGGACGGGCCGGCACGGGCAAGTCGGCGCTGGCGCTGTGCGCGGGGCTCGAGGCCGTGATGGAGCGGCGCCGGCACAAGAAGGTGATCGTCTTCCGCCCGCTCTACGCGGTCGGCGGCCAGGAGCTCGGCTACCTGCCCGGCAGCGAGACCGAGAAGATGTCGCCGTGGGCCCAGGCGGTCTTCGACACGCTCGGCGCGGTCGTGCACGAGAACGTGCGGGAAGAGGTGCTGTCCCGCGGGATGCTCGAGGTGCTGCCACTGACCCACATCCGGGGCCGGAGCCTGCACGACGCGTTCGTCATCGTCGACGAGGCCCAGTCGCTGGAGCGCGGTGTTCTGCTCACCGTGCTGTCCCGGATCGGCCAGGGCTCGCGGGTGGTGCTCACCCACGACGTCGCCCAGCGCGACAACCTCCGGGTCGGCCGGCACGACGGCGTGACCGCGGTGATCGAGGCGTTGAAGGGCCATCCGCTCTTCGCCCACGTCACGTTGACCCGCTCCGAGCGCTCGGCGATCGCCGAGGTGGTCACGGACCTGCTGGAAGACATCCCGAACTAG
- a CDS encoding dihydrofolate reductase family protein, whose translation MKVSTGASMSIDGYVSGPGETGFEHLFAWYGNGDVEMPTGNPEMTFRMTQQSYDHQKAWTGEMGALVVGRKLFDMTNAWGGMHPLQVPTVVLTHNPPAGFEDNKWFAFETGGIEAAITKAYELGGGKTVGLNSGTIASQALDAGLVDEVWVDLVPVILGGGTPFFSQLGNIPVELEGPLEAVQGNRVTHLRFKVKK comes from the coding sequence ATGAAGGTCAGCACCGGCGCCAGCATGTCGATCGACGGCTACGTCTCGGGCCCGGGTGAGACCGGGTTCGAGCACCTGTTCGCCTGGTACGGCAACGGCGACGTCGAGATGCCCACCGGCAACCCGGAGATGACGTTCCGCATGACCCAGCAGAGCTACGACCACCAGAAGGCGTGGACCGGCGAGATGGGCGCCCTCGTCGTCGGCCGCAAGCTGTTCGACATGACCAACGCCTGGGGCGGCATGCACCCACTGCAGGTGCCCACCGTGGTGCTCACCCACAACCCGCCGGCAGGCTTCGAGGACAACAAGTGGTTCGCGTTCGAGACCGGCGGCATCGAGGCCGCGATCACGAAGGCGTACGAGCTCGGTGGCGGGAAGACGGTCGGGCTCAACTCCGGCACGATCGCGAGCCAGGCGCTCGACGCCGGGCTGGTCGACGAGGTCTGGGTCGACCTGGTCCCGGTGATCCTGGGCGGCGGCACGCCGTTCTTCAGCCAACTGGGCAACATCCCGGTGGAGCTGGAAGGGCCGCTGGAGGCCGTGCAGGGCAACCGGGTCACCCACCTGCGTTTCAAGGTCAAGAAGTAG
- a CDS encoding lytic transglycosylase domain-containing protein, with protein MTRLWSRYGVRALAVGILVAGVGGGYYLGQDRTVQQQGIDAQFAAEAQQAENALLKEHHLDHESMMAQRRDAEALAAKRAQAAAKAAAERAKRAEEASRKKREQAKEAEEPPKAKPYTGPIPESCNEYSGNRKIGCAMLLDSGFKIDQMPCLDKLWSRESGWNEKALNEGSGAYGIPQAKPGNKMATAGDDWQTSPATQIKWGLGYIKGRYDDPCGAWAHSEDEGWY; from the coding sequence GTGACTCGGCTTTGGAGCCGGTACGGGGTTCGGGCGTTGGCGGTCGGCATCCTCGTCGCGGGGGTGGGAGGCGGCTACTACCTGGGCCAGGACCGGACAGTCCAGCAGCAGGGGATCGATGCGCAGTTCGCCGCCGAGGCACAGCAGGCCGAGAACGCGCTGCTGAAAGAGCACCACCTCGACCACGAGTCGATGATGGCCCAGCGCCGTGACGCCGAGGCGCTGGCCGCCAAGCGCGCGCAGGCCGCGGCCAAGGCGGCGGCGGAGCGGGCCAAGCGGGCCGAAGAGGCCAGCCGCAAGAAGCGCGAGCAGGCGAAGGAGGCCGAGGAGCCGCCGAAGGCCAAGCCCTACACCGGCCCGATTCCGGAGTCCTGCAACGAATACAGCGGCAACCGCAAGATCGGTTGCGCGATGCTGCTCGACTCCGGCTTCAAGATCGACCAGATGCCCTGCCTCGACAAGCTCTGGAGCCGGGAGAGCGGCTGGAACGAGAAGGCGCTCAACGAGGGTTCCGGCGCCTACGGCATTCCGCAGGCCAAGCCCGGCAACAAGATGGCCACGGCCGGCGACGACTGGCAGACCAGCCCGGCCACCCAGATCAAGTGGGGCCTCGGCTACATCAAGGGTCGCTACGACGACCCCTGCGGCGCCTGGGCGCACTCGGAGGACGAGGGCTGGTACTGA
- a CDS encoding serine protease translates to MRGWRFQSALLVTMAAILSLVGGPAWADDGNERIVGGSRVDEGTYPWVVRLSVGCGGSLVAPQVVLTAGHCVKRTGADTSMRITGGSVDLESAQARTIRSKYVYRAPGYIDAARGDDWALIQLEQPFDLPTLTPAPDATYDAGRFTVMGWGSTREGSLTQQRRLRATEVDFVADASCGRKYARIGMEIVGSDMICAARSGKDSCQGDSGGPLVRLDATGSWLQVGIVSWGYGCARKNYPGVYSQVSTFAPEIAAGLAVLRARLA, encoded by the coding sequence ATGCGGGGGTGGCGTTTTCAGAGCGCGTTGCTGGTGACCATGGCGGCGATCCTGAGCCTGGTCGGCGGGCCGGCGTGGGCGGACGACGGTAACGAGCGCATCGTCGGCGGCAGTCGCGTCGACGAAGGCACGTACCCCTGGGTGGTCCGCCTCTCCGTCGGGTGTGGTGGCTCGCTGGTCGCGCCGCAGGTGGTGCTGACCGCCGGGCACTGCGTCAAGCGGACCGGCGCCGACACCAGCATGCGGATCACCGGCGGCTCGGTCGACCTGGAGTCCGCCCAGGCCAGGACGATCCGCTCGAAGTACGTCTACCGGGCGCCGGGCTACATCGACGCGGCCCGCGGTGACGACTGGGCGCTGATCCAGCTCGAGCAGCCGTTCGACCTGCCGACGCTGACCCCGGCCCCCGACGCCACGTACGACGCGGGCCGGTTCACCGTGATGGGTTGGGGTTCGACCCGCGAGGGCTCGCTGACCCAGCAGCGCCGGCTCCGCGCGACCGAGGTCGACTTCGTCGCCGACGCCTCCTGCGGCCGCAAGTACGCCCGGATCGGCATGGAGATCGTCGGATCCGACATGATCTGCGCCGCCCGCAGCGGCAAGGACTCCTGCCAGGGTGACTCCGGCGGCCCGCTGGTGCGCCTCGACGCGACCGGCTCCTGGCTGCAGGTCGGCATCGTGAGCTGGGGCTACGGCTGCGCCCGCAAGAACTACCCCGGCGTCTACAGCCAGGTGTCCACGTTCGCACCGGAGATCGCGGCGGGTCTCGCGGTGCTCCGGGCCCGCTTGGCGTGA
- a CDS encoding rhomboid family intramembrane serine protease, with protein MSQDWTTEPDRLRFGSETFYAAVGRAFVAMCAVVPVLFAIEALDYWLGLGLDPRGGIIPRNVYGLDGIVFSPLLHAGFDHLYGNSIPLILLGTFVLAAGSRRFIWSTAFIMLVSGLGVWIVGDPGTVVVGASGVIFGYFGLLLARGIVERTWWNLGVVVLVGLLYWWQLFGILPSDPHVSWQGHLFGFLGGAVAAVVFRR; from the coding sequence GTGTCCCAGGACTGGACGACCGAACCGGACCGGCTGCGCTTCGGCAGCGAAACGTTCTATGCCGCCGTCGGGCGGGCGTTCGTGGCGATGTGCGCCGTCGTGCCGGTGCTGTTCGCCATCGAGGCCCTCGACTACTGGCTGGGCCTCGGCCTCGACCCGCGGGGCGGGATCATCCCGCGCAACGTCTACGGCCTCGACGGCATCGTCTTCTCGCCGCTGCTGCACGCCGGCTTCGACCATCTCTACGGCAACAGCATCCCGCTGATCCTGCTCGGCACGTTCGTGCTGGCCGCGGGCTCCCGCCGGTTCATCTGGTCGACCGCGTTCATCATGCTCGTCAGCGGTCTGGGTGTGTGGATCGTCGGCGACCCCGGCACGGTGGTGGTCGGTGCCAGTGGGGTGATCTTCGGCTATTTCGGGCTGCTGTTGGCCCGGGGGATCGTGGAACGCACGTGGTGGAACCTCGGGGTCGTGGTGCTGGTCGGGCTCCTCTACTGGTGGCAGCTCTTCGGCATCCTCCCGTCGGACCCGCACGTCTCGTGGCAGGGCCACCTGTTCGGGTTCCTGGGCGGCGCGGTCGCCGCCGTGGTGTTCCGCCGCTGA
- a CDS encoding NAD(P)/FAD-dependent oxidoreductase, with protein sequence MREIDVAIIGAGPSGLFAAYYAGFRGLSVALIDNLPEPGGQVTAMYPEKQIYDVGGFPSIKGRELVANLVEQAAPFRPEYLLSTRADHLSYADGQPVLRLSSGDDVRCGAVLITGGMGSFKPRPLPAAETFAGTGIVFFVPHLADLAGQDVLIVGGGDSAFDWALALEPLARSVTLVHRRDRFRAHAATVARVQDLSVRIVVNAEVAKIHGENAVTHADIAVKGGETETIPVDTVVAALGFTADLGPLADWGLDLDKRHVKVDSTMATNLPRVFAAGDITEYPGKVRLIATGFGEAATAVNNAAVAIDPDAHLFPGHSSDNG encoded by the coding sequence ATGCGGGAAATCGACGTCGCGATCATCGGCGCGGGTCCGTCGGGACTCTTCGCTGCCTACTACGCCGGCTTCCGTGGGCTGTCGGTCGCACTGATCGACAACCTGCCGGAGCCGGGCGGCCAGGTCACCGCGATGTACCCCGAGAAGCAGATCTACGACGTCGGCGGCTTCCCGAGCATCAAGGGCCGCGAGCTGGTCGCCAACCTGGTCGAGCAGGCCGCGCCGTTCCGGCCCGAATACCTGCTCTCGACCCGGGCCGATCACCTGTCGTACGCCGACGGCCAGCCGGTGCTCCGCCTGTCCAGTGGCGACGACGTGCGTTGTGGCGCCGTGCTCATCACCGGCGGGATGGGCAGCTTCAAGCCGCGCCCGCTGCCGGCCGCCGAGACGTTCGCCGGCACCGGCATCGTGTTCTTCGTGCCACACCTCGCCGACCTGGCGGGCCAGGACGTGCTGATCGTCGGCGGCGGCGACTCGGCGTTCGACTGGGCCTTGGCCCTTGAGCCGCTGGCCCGGTCCGTGACGCTGGTGCACCGGCGCGACCGGTTCCGGGCGCACGCCGCCACGGTCGCCCGGGTGCAGGACCTGAGCGTGCGGATCGTGGTCAACGCCGAGGTGGCCAAGATTCACGGCGAGAACGCGGTGACCCACGCCGACATCGCGGTCAAGGGCGGCGAGACCGAGACCATCCCCGTCGACACGGTGGTGGCGGCGCTGGGCTTCACCGCCGACCTCGGACCGCTGGCCGACTGGGGCCTCGACCTCGACAAGCGGCACGTCAAGGTCGACAGCACGATGGCCACCAACCTGCCGCGCGTGTTCGCGGCCGGCGACATCACCGAATATCCGGGCAAGGTGCGGCTGATCGCGACCGGCTTCGGCGAGGCGGCGACCGCGGTCAACAATGCCGCGGTCGCGATCGACCCGGACGCGCACCTCTTCCCGGGTCACTCGTCGGACAACGGCTAG
- the glpX gene encoding class II fructose-bisphosphatase, with protein MSERVPQDLDRNLALDLVRVTEAAAMAAGRWVGRGDKEGGDGAAVDAMRKLINSIQMRGVVVIGEGEKDNAPMLFNGEEVGDGTGPEVDVAVDPIDGTTLMSKGMPNALAVLAVAERGAMFDPSAVFYMEKLAVGPDCADVVDINAGVGENLRRIAKVKKSSVSDVTVCILDRPRHERLVQEVREAGAMIRFISDGDIAGAIYAARDSSEVDVLMGIGGTPEGITAACALKCMGGAIQAKLWPRDDAEREKALAGGHDLDRVLHTDDLVSGDNAFFVATGVTGGDLLRGVHYRAGGAYTQSIVMRSKSGTIRIIDSYHQLEKLALYSSVDFDGRPIAELS; from the coding sequence ATGAGTGAACGCGTTCCGCAGGATCTCGACCGCAACCTGGCTCTCGACCTGGTCCGGGTGACCGAGGCGGCGGCGATGGCCGCCGGCCGCTGGGTCGGCCGGGGCGACAAGGAGGGCGGCGACGGCGCCGCTGTCGACGCGATGCGCAAGCTGATCAATTCGATCCAGATGCGCGGCGTCGTGGTGATCGGCGAGGGCGAGAAGGACAACGCCCCGATGCTGTTCAACGGCGAGGAGGTCGGTGACGGCACCGGCCCCGAGGTCGACGTGGCCGTCGACCCGATCGACGGCACCACGCTGATGAGCAAGGGCATGCCCAACGCGCTGGCGGTGCTGGCGGTCGCGGAGCGGGGCGCGATGTTCGACCCGAGCGCGGTCTTCTACATGGAGAAGCTGGCCGTCGGCCCCGACTGCGCCGACGTGGTCGACATCAACGCCGGCGTCGGCGAAAATCTCCGCCGGATCGCCAAGGTCAAGAAGTCCAGCGTCTCCGACGTCACGGTCTGCATCCTCGACCGCCCGCGGCACGAGCGGCTGGTCCAGGAGGTGCGCGAGGCGGGCGCCATGATCCGGTTCATCTCCGACGGCGACATCGCGGGCGCGATCTACGCGGCCCGCGACAGCTCCGAGGTCGATGTGCTGATGGGCATCGGGGGTACGCCCGAGGGCATCACCGCGGCCTGTGCGCTCAAGTGCATGGGCGGCGCGATCCAGGCCAAGCTGTGGCCGCGCGACGACGCCGAGCGGGAGAAGGCGCTGGCCGGCGGGCACGACCTCGACCGGGTGCTGCACACCGACGACCTGGTGTCCGGTGACAACGCGTTCTTCGTCGCCACCGGCGTGACCGGCGGCGACCTGCTGCGCGGGGTGCACTACCGGGCGGGCGGCGCCTACACCCAGTCGATAGTGATGCGGTCCAAGAGCGGCACGATCCGGATCATCGACTCCTATCACCAGCTCGAGAAGCTGGCGCTCTATTCATCCGTCGACTTCGACGGCCGGCCGATCGCGGAGCTGAGCTGA
- a CDS encoding DUF4245 domain-containing protein has protein sequence MEQQASQSEVVESAQRSERRPRDMVISMLVLLVPILLAFGVYRVFFDGHDPIPVDASVAIDDARHANAFPVLVPAGLGDDWVTVSARWQEVDGGKALRLGLVTPDGDGVQVVQTDAEPTAFIPAELTADARPEGAVDVAGGSWQSYSTRPGERALVKLDPDRTVIVVGEADDGELRTLAAALKP, from the coding sequence GTGGAGCAGCAGGCCAGCCAGAGCGAGGTCGTCGAGTCGGCCCAGCGCAGCGAGCGCCGGCCGCGCGACATGGTGATCTCGATGCTGGTCCTGCTCGTCCCGATTCTCCTGGCGTTCGGCGTCTACCGGGTGTTCTTCGACGGACACGACCCGATCCCGGTCGACGCGTCCGTGGCGATCGACGACGCCCGGCACGCCAACGCCTTCCCGGTGCTCGTGCCGGCCGGGCTCGGCGACGACTGGGTGACGGTCAGCGCCCGCTGGCAGGAGGTCGACGGCGGCAAGGCCCTGCGCCTCGGCCTGGTCACCCCCGACGGCGACGGCGTGCAGGTCGTGCAGACCGACGCCGAGCCCACGGCCTTCATCCCGGCCGAACTCACCGCCGACGCCCGGCCCGAGGGCGCGGTCGACGTCGCGGGCGGTTCGTGGCAGTCCTACTCGACCCGGCCGGGCGAGCGGGCCCTGGTCAAGCTCGACCCCGACCGCACCGTGATCGTCGTGGGCGAGGCCGACGACGGCGAACTGCGCACGCTTGCCGCCGCGTTGAAGCCCTAG
- a CDS encoding DNA recombination protein RmuC, which yields MDLSTVVVVVVCLAIGAAAGWFAAVSRSATRIARLEATIDSAREGEGRLEQSMRALSFEATVQSQEAVARAVAPLHETLHRYELRVAELERDRVDAYAELREQVRAMSSVSGELRTETKQLVAALRAPQVRGRWGEHQLRRIVEAAGMLEHCDFSEQVTAATDHQGVRPDLVVRLHGGRSVVVDAKAPFDAYLTAMEARDERTRDHHLDAHARQLRAHVDGLAAKSYWAAFTQSPEFVVLFVPADPFLDVALQRDPTLLEHAFARNIVLATPATLVALLRTVAYSWRQEALARNAVSVHELARELYGRLATLGDHVGKLGSALGTAVTSYNRAVGSLEARVLVSARKLADLGVSGDDLVAPPQVETTPRQLQAPELVEGGTEPAVARVPFQ from the coding sequence ATGGACCTTTCGACGGTGGTCGTGGTGGTTGTCTGCCTGGCCATCGGCGCCGCGGCGGGGTGGTTTGCGGCGGTTTCCCGGTCCGCGACCCGGATTGCCCGACTCGAGGCGACCATCGACTCGGCCCGCGAGGGCGAGGGACGCCTGGAGCAGTCGATGCGGGCGCTGTCGTTCGAGGCCACGGTGCAGTCGCAGGAGGCGGTGGCCCGCGCGGTGGCGCCGCTGCACGAAACCCTCCACCGCTACGAGCTGCGGGTGGCCGAGCTGGAGCGTGACCGGGTCGACGCCTACGCCGAGCTGCGGGAGCAGGTCCGGGCCATGTCGAGCGTCTCCGGCGAGCTGCGCACCGAGACCAAGCAGCTGGTGGCCGCTCTGCGGGCGCCGCAGGTGCGGGGGCGCTGGGGTGAGCACCAGCTCCGGCGGATCGTCGAGGCGGCCGGCATGCTCGAGCACTGCGACTTCTCCGAGCAGGTCACGGCCGCGACCGACCACCAGGGCGTACGCCCGGACCTGGTCGTGCGGCTCCACGGCGGCCGCAGCGTGGTGGTCGACGCCAAGGCCCCGTTCGACGCCTACCTGACCGCGATGGAGGCGCGCGACGAGCGCACCCGCGACCACCACCTCGACGCCCACGCGCGGCAGCTCCGGGCCCACGTCGACGGGCTGGCCGCCAAGTCCTACTGGGCCGCGTTCACCCAGTCGCCCGAGTTCGTCGTGCTGTTCGTGCCGGCCGACCCGTTTCTCGACGTGGCGCTGCAGCGCGACCCGACGCTGCTCGAGCACGCCTTCGCCCGCAACATCGTGCTGGCCACGCCGGCGACGCTGGTGGCGCTGCTGCGCACGGTCGCCTACTCGTGGCGGCAGGAGGCGCTGGCCCGCAACGCGGTGTCGGTGCACGAGCTGGCCCGCGAGCTCTACGGCCGGCTGGCCACGCTCGGCGACCACGTCGGCAAGCTGGGCTCGGCGCTGGGCACGGCGGTCACCTCCTACAACCGCGCGGTCGGCTCGCTCGAGGCCCGCGTCCTGGTCAGCGCGCGCAAGCTGGCCGATCTCGGCGTCTCCGGCGACGACCTGGTCGCGCCGCCGCAGGTGGAGACCACCCCGCGCCAGCTCCAGGCGCCCGAACTCGTCGAAGGGGGAACCGAGCCGGCGGTGGCGCGCGTCCCATTCCAATGA
- a CDS encoding PH domain-containing protein — translation MNLLRTAMTYERGVWVSLFRWILRRPDPAGPGARFGYSATTTPVLLAFIGVSIVEIPILHFLLPWRTVQIVAFVISAWGLLWMVGLLGALRVHPHLVQAEGIRVRSGFTVDAFVPWSAVAEIRTRNRPLEKSKGLQYEETAGGLIGKVVVLGQTNVELVLTAPTEVGLPRGPISELHFWADDPRDLVAAARGRLVSVG, via the coding sequence GTGAACCTGCTTCGCACCGCCATGACGTACGAGCGCGGGGTCTGGGTCAGCCTCTTCCGCTGGATCCTCCGCCGCCCCGACCCGGCCGGTCCCGGCGCCCGGTTCGGCTACAGCGCCACGACCACGCCAGTGCTGCTTGCGTTCATCGGCGTGTCGATCGTGGAGATCCCGATCCTGCACTTCCTGCTGCCGTGGCGGACCGTGCAGATCGTGGCGTTCGTGATCAGCGCGTGGGGCCTGCTGTGGATGGTCGGGCTGCTGGGTGCGCTGCGCGTGCACCCGCACCTGGTGCAGGCCGAAGGCATCCGGGTGCGCTCGGGGTTCACCGTCGACGCGTTCGTGCCCTGGTCGGCGGTCGCGGAGATCCGCACCCGCAACCGGCCGCTGGAGAAGAGCAAGGGCCTGCAGTACGAGGAGACCGCGGGCGGGCTGATCGGCAAGGTGGTCGTGCTGGGGCAGACCAACGTGGAGCTGGTGCTGACCGCGCCGACCGAGGTCGGCCTGCCCCGCGGCCCGATCAGCGAGCTGCACTTCTGGGCCGACGACCCGCGCGACCTCGTGGCCGCGGCCCGTGGGCGTCTGGTGTCAGTCGGCTGA